In Paenibacillus guangzhouensis, a single window of DNA contains:
- a CDS encoding AraC family transcriptional regulator — protein MLAIPMGVLPTIKLVGYVSYKTPWLHFRRNVNEYILYFMKSGEMHIQENGVQYILKKGDVFMLEPNLEHEGTAKHACDYYYIHLTHPAIAPTHPEDLHALARRVLLEESGGAVPVEPSICYLPKYVGLASSSRLQHFYHVLNEMVQLYHGRSYNRTLTAMRVSELFIEISREYLMTALQSNRQKNTKSLITLNALLDYIHLNYARKITGTDIEQSFGCNFDYMNRVFSQVTGHTITKYINQVRINHAKELLDATHLSIGEVGYQVGLEDPYYFSKVFKKYVGMSPSEYKGEREI, from the coding sequence ATGCTCGCAATTCCTATGGGCGTACTGCCCACGATCAAACTTGTCGGTTACGTATCGTATAAGACGCCATGGCTTCATTTCAGACGCAATGTGAACGAATATATCCTCTACTTCATGAAGAGCGGCGAGATGCATATTCAAGAGAACGGCGTACAGTATATTCTGAAAAAAGGCGACGTCTTCATGCTGGAGCCGAATCTCGAACATGAGGGTACCGCGAAACATGCTTGCGACTATTACTATATTCATCTGACGCATCCCGCCATCGCGCCGACTCACCCGGAAGACCTGCATGCCCTTGCAAGACGTGTACTACTCGAGGAAAGCGGGGGTGCAGTCCCGGTCGAACCTTCCATCTGCTATCTGCCGAAGTACGTCGGATTGGCTTCGAGTTCGCGGCTGCAGCATTTCTACCATGTCTTGAACGAGATGGTCCAGCTCTATCACGGGCGCTCCTACAACCGAACGCTGACAGCCATGCGCGTATCCGAGCTGTTCATCGAGATTTCGCGCGAATATTTGATGACGGCGCTGCAGAGCAACCGTCAGAAGAACACCAAATCGTTAATCACGCTCAACGCCTTGCTGGATTACATCCATCTCAATTATGCACGTAAGATCACCGGCACGGACATCGAACAATCCTTCGGCTGCAACTTCGATTATATGAATCGGGTCTTTAGTCAAGTGACGGGGCATACGATTACGAAATATATCAACCAAGTGCGGATCAATCACGCGAAGGAACTACTGGATGCGACACATCTGAGCATCGGCGAGGTAGGGTATCAGGTGGGGCTTGAGGATCCTTATTATTTCAGCAAAGTATTCAAAAAATATGTAGGCATGTCACCAAGCGAATATAAAGGGGAGCGCGAAATCTGA
- a CDS encoding helix-turn-helix transcriptional regulator translates to MFYSTREKNRYIPPHHHDCYEFVYYFGGSGESRIGSKRFPFSDNRFAVISPGTVHDERHDSDGHVLFIGFHCDSDALRNLNAVIQDDEDRIRQLVLRMNEEFAEKRQSYAEMLNLMTDELIIQIERLVATNKSEESSLNQLQYVRNFIDEHYRQKISIESLAKMSGYSYDRFRHLFKEKYDIAPLQYIFKKRIEYAKLMLYETNEQISEIALTSGFSSEAQFCSMFKRETGTTAKAFRQRRKI, encoded by the coding sequence ATGTTCTATTCCACGAGGGAGAAGAATCGATATATTCCACCGCATCATCACGATTGCTATGAATTTGTATATTATTTTGGCGGATCAGGCGAATCGCGTATTGGGTCCAAACGGTTTCCTTTCAGCGATAACCGCTTTGCCGTCATTTCGCCGGGAACGGTCCACGATGAGAGACACGATTCGGACGGGCATGTTCTATTCATCGGATTTCATTGCGACAGCGACGCCTTACGGAACCTTAACGCCGTTATTCAGGATGACGAGGACAGGATCAGGCAGCTGGTCTTACGAATGAACGAAGAGTTTGCGGAGAAAAGGCAGTCTTACGCCGAGATGCTCAACTTAATGACGGACGAACTCATCATTCAGATCGAGCGATTGGTCGCAACGAATAAATCTGAGGAATCGTCCCTCAATCAGCTGCAATATGTTCGAAATTTCATAGACGAGCATTACCGGCAGAAAATATCGATCGAGTCGCTCGCCAAGATGTCAGGATACAGCTATGATCGCTTCAGGCATCTATTCAAGGAAAAGTACGACATAGCGCCGCTGCAGTATATCTTCAAGAAACGTATAGAATATGCGAAGCTGATGTTGTACGAAACGAATGAGCAAATCTCCGAAATTGCGCTGACATCCGGATTTTCAAGCGAAGCCCAATTTTGCAGCATGTTCAAGCGAGAGACGGGGACGACGGCCAAGGCGTTCCGGCAGCGAAGGAAGATTTAA
- a CDS encoding BMP family ABC transporter substrate-binding protein, protein MKKAISMLVLLIMVFVTACSKTAPGDNTGSNAESANNGKDAYKVVLLIPGTLGDKSFFDAANRGLTKVKEELGAETKVIEMGADQTKWEPTFNDVASQDWDVIISGGSQITELMNATAERYADKKFINYDTDMNEVASNVYAVSYATNEVSFLAGAVSALVSTSTDMPQANPDKKIGFVGGMDIPGINAFLVGYIEGAKYVVPDIKVAISYAGDFANPGKGKELSLLQYRSGVDMIFNVAGGTGLGVFDAAKDQKKYAVGVDSDQSAMMQGTDQEKADLILTSAIKKIDEVIFKAVKEAKEGKLATGSLDVVGLEQNGVGLAENDVYKSLPEKIRTQIEDLKKKLASGEIKVSNAMGMDTAKIEELRRSVKP, encoded by the coding sequence ATGAAAAAGGCAATAAGTATGCTCGTGTTATTGATTATGGTTTTTGTAACCGCTTGCTCCAAAACAGCACCTGGGGACAATACGGGTTCAAACGCCGAATCTGCAAATAACGGCAAAGACGCTTATAAAGTTGTCTTGCTTATTCCAGGAACGCTTGGCGACAAATCATTCTTCGACGCTGCAAATCGCGGGCTGACGAAAGTGAAAGAAGAGCTTGGCGCAGAGACGAAGGTCATCGAAATGGGTGCGGATCAGACGAAATGGGAGCCGACCTTCAATGACGTGGCATCCCAGGATTGGGACGTTATCATTTCCGGTGGATCGCAAATTACAGAGCTGATGAACGCAACGGCTGAGCGTTATGCGGATAAGAAATTCATTAACTATGATACGGATATGAATGAAGTGGCATCCAATGTCTATGCGGTGTCGTATGCAACCAACGAGGTGTCTTTCCTAGCGGGAGCCGTGTCCGCACTTGTATCAACTTCGACAGATATGCCGCAAGCGAATCCAGATAAAAAAATCGGCTTCGTCGGTGGAATGGATATCCCGGGCATCAATGCCTTCTTGGTCGGTTACATCGAAGGGGCGAAATACGTTGTGCCAGACATTAAAGTCGCAATTTCATATGCAGGAGATTTTGCGAATCCAGGGAAAGGGAAAGAGCTGTCGCTGCTGCAATACCGCTCCGGCGTTGACATGATTTTTAACGTTGCCGGCGGTACAGGCCTTGGCGTATTCGACGCGGCGAAGGATCAGAAGAAATACGCCGTGGGCGTCGATTCCGACCAGTCCGCGATGATGCAAGGGACAGATCAAGAAAAAGCGGATCTCATTCTGACTTCGGCGATCAAGAAAATCGATGAAGTTATTTTCAAAGCGGTAAAGGAAGCAAAAGAAGGCAAACTAGCAACAGGAAGTCTCGATGTGGTTGGCTTAGAGCAAAATGGCGTAGGGCTTGCGGAGAATGACGTCTACAAGAGTCTGCCAGAGAAGATTAGAACACAAATCGAGGATTTGAAGAAAAAGCTTGCCTCGGGCGAGATCAAGGTCAGCAATGCCATGGGCATGGATACGGCTAAGATCGAGGAGCTACGCCGTTCCGTGAAGCCATAA
- a CDS encoding aldose epimerase family protein translates to MIHWERGEQLSDHDVWVGRDAWIEIKVVPALGSKMISLKHLRTGREWLSEAEGPLGNKGYATSFADSDGSGWDEMFPTINACAYPEHPWQGTEMTDHGEVWSIPWQAEAEGERFSCHVHGVRLPYRLSKSYSFTDDHRLRIDYTVSNASPFPLSFLWAAHPLFAAHEGMEIIVPSGLDDIVVSYSEQERLGRMGDVRSWLMPFEDRPEIRLDRVESVDAGTAEKYYFRGELPEGRAGLHDPNTCESLTMYFPVEQVPYLAVWANYGGYQGGYHVALEPATGFLDDLSYAMKQGAAAIVEAGSRYHWYLEIELT, encoded by the coding sequence ATGATACATTGGGAACGAGGTGAGCAGCTGTCGGATCATGACGTATGGGTTGGACGCGATGCTTGGATAGAGATCAAGGTCGTACCTGCACTCGGCAGCAAAATGATATCGCTCAAGCACCTCCGGACAGGAAGAGAGTGGTTATCGGAAGCCGAGGGTCCACTCGGGAATAAGGGATACGCGACATCATTTGCGGACAGCGACGGCAGTGGTTGGGACGAGATGTTCCCGACGATCAACGCTTGCGCTTATCCTGAACACCCTTGGCAGGGGACGGAAATGACGGACCACGGCGAGGTGTGGTCCATCCCATGGCAGGCGGAGGCCGAAGGCGAACGATTCAGCTGCCATGTGCATGGCGTACGTCTGCCATACCGGCTGAGCAAATCGTATTCGTTCACCGACGATCATCGTTTGCGGATCGATTACACGGTGTCCAACGCGAGCCCGTTCCCGCTCTCGTTCTTGTGGGCAGCGCATCCGTTGTTCGCCGCCCATGAAGGGATGGAGATTATTGTTCCCTCTGGGCTGGACGACATCGTCGTCTCTTACTCCGAACAGGAGAGGCTTGGACGGATGGGCGATGTGCGAAGTTGGCTGATGCCATTCGAGGATCGGCCGGAGATTCGATTGGACCGCGTTGAATCGGTTGATGCCGGTACGGCGGAGAAGTATTATTTCCGAGGCGAGCTGCCGGAAGGGCGAGCGGGTCTTCACGATCCGAACACATGCGAGTCGCTTACGATGTATTTTCCGGTGGAACAAGTGCCGTATCTTGCGGTTTGGGCGAATTACGGAGGATATCAAGGGGGATATCACGTTGCGCTGGAGCCCGCGACCGGATTCTTGGACGACTTGTCCTACGCGATGAAGCAAGGAGCGGCAGCCATTGTGGAAGCGGGAAGCCGGTATCATTGGTATCTGGAGATTGAGTTAACATGA
- the add gene encoding adenosine deaminase → MKMKSAIESLPKVELHYHLDGGLRPFTVRALASEAGIALPEQEEQLLWMLRVTDHCASLFEYLEKFQLPAALLQTAANLERVAYEAVEDAAKGNVKYIEIRFAPQLHVEQGLTLAETVSAVLTGMRAGEQATGTIARLILICLRNHSIELNWQVLEQASAFYGQGVVGMDLAGDEAGFPPELHQAVFEEAHRRGIPITIHAGEAAGAENIRTSIACLHASRIGHGVRLEQDPALVEVVREQRIALEMCLTSNIQTKASPSWDAHPVRRYYDQDLTVTVNTDNATVSNTTLNMEYERLMHYHDFRIDELKRMNANAIEVCFAEEEVKRKLMREFFANPDQEHKDTE, encoded by the coding sequence ATGAAGATGAAGAGCGCGATCGAATCGTTGCCTAAAGTCGAGCTGCACTATCACTTGGATGGTGGCTTGCGCCCATTTACTGTAAGAGCGTTGGCATCCGAGGCCGGCATCGCCCTCCCGGAGCAGGAGGAGCAGCTGCTGTGGATGCTGCGCGTCACTGACCATTGTGCGAGTCTGTTCGAATATTTAGAGAAGTTCCAGCTGCCGGCTGCACTTCTTCAGACGGCAGCGAACCTGGAACGAGTCGCCTATGAAGCGGTCGAAGACGCTGCGAAGGGGAATGTCAAATATATCGAGATTCGGTTCGCTCCGCAATTGCATGTGGAGCAAGGGTTGACGCTGGCGGAGACGGTGTCGGCGGTATTAACCGGCATGAGAGCCGGAGAGCAAGCGACCGGAACGATTGCGCGTCTGATCTTAATCTGTCTCCGCAATCATTCGATCGAGCTCAACTGGCAGGTGCTCGAGCAGGCTAGTGCGTTCTACGGTCAAGGGGTTGTAGGCATGGATCTGGCCGGCGACGAAGCCGGTTTCCCGCCGGAGCTTCATCAGGCGGTCTTTGAGGAGGCCCATCGACGGGGCATTCCGATCACCATCCATGCCGGGGAAGCGGCAGGGGCGGAGAACATTCGGACGAGCATCGCTTGCCTGCATGCCAGCAGAATCGGGCATGGCGTCCGTTTGGAGCAAGACCCAGCCCTCGTGGAAGTGGTCCGTGAGCAGCGGATTGCGCTGGAGATGTGTTTGACAAGCAACATTCAAACGAAGGCATCGCCATCATGGGATGCGCATCCGGTTCGTCGGTATTACGATCAAGATCTGACAGTCACGGTCAATACGGACAACGCGACTGTCTCGAATACGACGCTGAATATGGAATACGAGCGGCTAATGCATTATCACGATTTCCGCATCGATGAGCTGAAGCGGATGAACGCTAACGCGATCGAAGTATGTTTCGCGGAAGAGGAAGTCAAAAGGAAACTGATGCGAGAATTTTTCGCTAATCCAGATCAAGAGCACAAAGATACAGAATGA
- a CDS encoding ABC transporter permease: MNNFVHILFSTDFAFSVLRVMTPILFAALGALISNKAGIVNIGLEGTMLVSALTGVIVSAYTGSAWLGLLLAIVAGVLIAALLGFFTLKFKTHIILGGIAVNMFASGGTVFILYLVSGDKGASTSLKSGVLPSIHIPILQDIPVLGPILSGHNVLTYVSLLCVAGLYYMLAKTPLGLQIRSVGENPQAAQSVGVRVNRVQFISLLISGFFAALGGAYMSMGYLSLFTRDMTAGRGWIGIAAEAVGRSTTIGTFLSSMLFGAADALANALQVFKIPAELVGTTPYVVTVIGLVVYAVTEVKMKKRKLTKSKEKRA, from the coding sequence GTGAATAACTTCGTTCATATCCTGTTCTCGACGGACTTCGCATTCTCCGTTCTTCGCGTGATGACGCCAATCTTGTTCGCCGCGTTAGGTGCGTTGATCTCGAACAAGGCAGGCATCGTGAATATCGGTTTGGAGGGGACGATGCTCGTCTCCGCATTAACCGGCGTGATTGTGAGTGCATATACGGGAAGCGCTTGGCTAGGATTGCTGCTTGCCATTGTTGCTGGCGTCTTGATAGCGGCGCTGCTCGGATTCTTTACCTTGAAGTTCAAGACCCACATCATCTTGGGCGGGATCGCGGTCAATATGTTCGCATCAGGCGGTACGGTATTTATTCTCTACTTGGTGAGCGGGGATAAAGGAGCTTCCACATCGCTGAAGAGCGGCGTCCTGCCGTCCATTCATATTCCGATCCTACAGGATATTCCGGTGCTCGGACCGATTTTGTCCGGTCACAATGTGCTGACGTATGTATCGCTGCTGTGCGTTGCCGGCTTATATTATATGCTGGCTAAAACACCGCTCGGCTTGCAGATTCGCTCCGTTGGGGAGAACCCGCAGGCTGCGCAGTCAGTAGGCGTGCGGGTGAATCGAGTTCAGTTCATTTCCCTGCTGATCAGCGGATTCTTTGCGGCGCTTGGCGGCGCCTACATGTCGATGGGGTATTTGTCGCTCTTCACCCGCGACATGACTGCTGGCCGTGGCTGGATCGGGATCGCAGCGGAAGCGGTCGGCCGCAGCACGACGATCGGGACTTTTTTGTCCTCGATGTTGTTCGGGGCGGCGGATGCGCTCGCGAACGCGCTGCAGGTCTTTAAGATTCCGGCTGAGCTCGTCGGCACGACGCCTTATGTTGTCACTGTGATCGGCCTCGTCGTCTATGCGGTGACCGAAGTAAAAATGAAGAAACGCAAATTGACGAAATCGAAGGAGAAGCGGGCATGA
- a CDS encoding ABC transporter permease encodes MFKASQFEKIRTVAVILISLLLTFFIIAIFSKDPLGTILIFLFEPINSLSHIGNVIEMSIPLMFTGLSVVLLFRTNLFNLGAEGLFYFSGIVASTIAIHATLNSWLHPGVAILAGALTGAVLSAIPGYFKAKWNVNELVSSLMFNSILFGVGLYLLNYKLRDTQAFINASYKFQKTALLDNIIPGTRIHTGLIIALLCIFAVYYYMYKTKWGYELRMTGSNRSFAEYSGINTTKVIITVHLLAGFLAGMGGSVEVLGMYSRFQWTSLPGYGMDGALVALLAKNNPLSVIGAALFLAYIRIGADLMARMSDVPAEMISIVQAVIILLISAEQFLKFWKTRMLLKEAGVRE; translated from the coding sequence ATGTTTAAGGCATCCCAATTTGAGAAAATACGCACGGTTGCAGTCATACTCATCTCTCTGCTCCTTACCTTTTTCATTATTGCGATATTCAGTAAGGATCCGCTCGGAACGATTCTGATCTTCTTGTTCGAGCCGATCAATTCGCTATCGCATATCGGAAATGTGATTGAAATGTCGATTCCGTTAATGTTCACCGGATTATCCGTCGTGCTGCTGTTCCGGACGAATTTGTTCAACCTCGGGGCGGAGGGGCTCTTCTATTTCTCTGGGATCGTCGCATCGACAATTGCGATCCATGCGACGCTGAACAGCTGGCTGCATCCTGGCGTCGCGATTTTAGCAGGTGCGTTAACCGGTGCGGTGTTATCGGCGATACCGGGTTATTTTAAGGCGAAATGGAATGTGAATGAGCTCGTCTCTTCGTTAATGTTCAATAGTATTCTGTTTGGTGTCGGGTTGTATTTGTTGAACTACAAGCTGCGGGATACGCAAGCCTTCATCAATGCATCGTATAAGTTCCAGAAGACGGCTTTGCTCGACAATATCATCCCTGGGACGCGCATTCATACGGGGCTGATTATCGCGCTCCTTTGCATTTTTGCCGTGTATTATTACATGTACAAGACCAAGTGGGGCTACGAGCTTCGCATGACGGGCTCGAACCGTTCCTTTGCCGAATATTCCGGCATCAATACGACCAAAGTTATTATTACCGTACATCTATTGGCTGGTTTCTTGGCCGGCATGGGCGGTTCGGTCGAGGTGCTCGGCATGTATAGCCGGTTCCAATGGACATCGCTTCCGGGATACGGGATGGACGGCGCACTGGTCGCGCTGCTGGCGAAGAATAATCCGCTATCCGTTATCGGCGCAGCCCTATTCCTGGCTTATATCCGAATTGGAGCTGACTTGATGGCCCGGATGTCCGATGTTCCCGCGGAGATGATCTCAATCGTTCAAGCGGTGATCATACTGCTCATTTCTGCAGAGCAATTCCTGAAATTCTGGAAGACGCGAATGCTCTTGAAGGAGGCGGGCGTACGTGAATAA
- a CDS encoding Gfo/Idh/MocA family protein, producing the protein MKSKMKIGVIGLGGRGIGMMQLMLHMDDIEVVAVCDLYEDRCEQAAKIVEQSGQPCPVTTKDYTEIVEMSSVDAIVVTTSWADHVHVAVAAMEHGKYVACEVGGAYSIQECWKLVETYERTKVPVMMLENCCYGRTELMLLHMVQQGVLGEIVHCTGGYMHDLRYEIAYGKENRHYRLDNYIHRNCDNYPTHQLGPIARILDINHGNRMVSLVSVASKSAGLHEYVKNVKQDEELAKVNFLQGDIVTTTIKCARGETITLTLDTTLPRYYSRNFSVRGTKGMYTEDNDSLFIEGVHNEFEVDWRSQWGNIEQYREQYDHPIWAAYQKEGVKQGHGGMDWLVLRDFFDSVRERTQTPIDVYDMASWMSISALSEQSIVTGGQAVAIPDFTNGKWIKK; encoded by the coding sequence ATGAAGTCGAAAATGAAAATCGGCGTGATTGGATTAGGCGGACGCGGCATCGGGATGATGCAATTGATGCTGCATATGGATGATATCGAGGTTGTTGCGGTCTGTGATCTGTATGAAGATCGCTGCGAGCAGGCGGCGAAGATCGTGGAGCAGTCGGGACAACCGTGTCCGGTGACGACGAAGGACTATACAGAGATTGTGGAAATGTCGTCGGTAGACGCAATCGTGGTCACGACCTCGTGGGCGGACCATGTCCATGTGGCAGTTGCTGCGATGGAACATGGCAAATATGTGGCCTGTGAAGTTGGCGGCGCGTATTCGATTCAAGAATGCTGGAAATTGGTCGAGACCTATGAGCGCACCAAGGTGCCAGTCATGATGCTGGAGAACTGCTGCTATGGCCGTACGGAATTGATGCTCCTCCATATGGTGCAGCAGGGCGTACTCGGAGAGATCGTCCACTGTACGGGCGGTTACATGCACGATTTGCGGTATGAGATCGCCTATGGCAAGGAGAACCGCCATTATCGATTAGACAACTACATCCATCGCAACTGTGATAATTATCCGACGCATCAGCTCGGACCCATCGCCCGTATTCTCGATATCAACCATGGCAACCGGATGGTATCGCTCGTCTCCGTGGCGTCGAAGTCGGCAGGGCTTCACGAATATGTGAAGAACGTGAAGCAGGACGAGGAGCTCGCGAAGGTGAACTTCCTGCAGGGCGACATTGTGACGACGACAATTAAATGTGCTCGCGGCGAGACGATCACATTGACGCTGGATACGACGCTTCCAAGATACTATTCAAGAAACTTTTCCGTCCGAGGAACGAAGGGGATGTACACGGAGGATAACGATTCGTTGTTCATTGAAGGCGTACATAACGAGTTTGAGGTTGATTGGAGAAGCCAATGGGGCAATATCGAGCAATATCGTGAGCAATATGACCATCCGATCTGGGCGGCGTATCAGAAAGAAGGCGTCAAGCAGGGCCATGGCGGTATGGACTGGCTTGTGCTTCGTGACTTCTTCGATAGCGTGCGGGAGCGTACACAAACGCCGATCGATGTCTACGACATGGCAAGCTGGATGAGCATTTCGGCGCTGAGCGAGCAGTCCATCGTTACGGGCGGTCAGGCGGTTGCAATCCCGGATTTCACGAACGGCAAGTGGATTAAGAAATAG
- a CDS encoding ThuA domain-containing protein translates to MAHIQVTVWNEYRHERHNDVVAGIYPQGIHEAIAGYLRKEDTFEVKTAVLDDPDHGLSDETLANTDVLIWWGHIAHHEVRDDIVEKVRSRVLEGMGLIVLHSGHASKIFDRLLGTKTAELKWREVGEKERIWVIEPGHPIAEGLGEYIEIQQEEMYGERFEIPAPDELVFISWFEGGEVFRSGCCYRRGRGKIFYFRPGHETYPTYHQPDVMKVISNAVRWAAPIQGSAVRYGNVEPIENIGK, encoded by the coding sequence ATGGCACACATTCAAGTTACGGTATGGAACGAGTATCGACATGAACGTCACAATGACGTGGTGGCAGGTATTTACCCGCAAGGCATTCATGAGGCGATTGCTGGTTATTTGCGTAAAGAGGACACATTCGAAGTGAAGACGGCTGTTCTAGATGACCCAGATCACGGCTTGAGCGACGAGACGCTAGCGAACACGGATGTCCTCATCTGGTGGGGCCATATCGCTCACCATGAAGTGCGCGACGACATTGTCGAGAAAGTCCGCAGCCGCGTGCTGGAGGGCATGGGATTGATCGTGCTTCACTCCGGTCACGCCTCCAAAATTTTCGACCGTCTGCTCGGAACGAAAACGGCAGAATTGAAATGGCGCGAGGTCGGCGAGAAGGAACGGATCTGGGTGATTGAACCGGGTCATCCGATTGCTGAAGGATTGGGCGAATACATTGAAATCCAGCAGGAAGAAATGTACGGAGAGCGCTTCGAAATTCCGGCGCCGGACGAGCTTGTCTTCATCTCTTGGTTCGAAGGCGGGGAAGTATTCCGCAGTGGCTGCTGCTACCGTCGTGGACGCGGCAAAATCTTCTACTTCCGCCCAGGTCACGAGACGTATCCGACTTATCATCAGCCGGATGTCATGAAAGTAATTTCGAATGCGGTTCGATGGGCGGCACCGATCCAAGGTTCTGCCGTGCGATACGGAAATGTGGAACCGATCGAAAACATTGGAAAATAA
- a CDS encoding ABC transporter ATP-binding protein, with protein MESTPLLEMRNITKVYPNGVVANANVNFSLNKGEIHAIVGENGAGKSTLMKMIFGLEEPSEGEMLLAGQKVRFQSPQDAIDHGIGMVHQHFMLVPSFTVVQNIILGMEPKKGLGIHYKEAVRLTEELSKKYNLAIDPLAKVEDLSVGMKQKVEILKVLIRGAKILILDEPTAVLTPQETEELFRELKGLKREGHTIVFISHKLKEVKEICDRITIMRAGKTEGVHETALVSEQEISRLMVGRDVVLKYNKGDRKPGAPVLRVENLSYANEDGKPLLRNIGFTIREGEIIGIAGVEGNGQSELVGALTGSLPGAQGTVAVGEQAVLGHKIKQIRDYGVSYIPEDRMRQGVAKDASISDNLMSMFYRMKAWNKGLTLNKKKILKFSEEQIERYKVRCKGPAQEIGMLSGGNMQKVVVARECEAEPKLLIAEQPTRGVDIGAAQLIHQRLLEMREDGCAILLLSADLNEILEVSDSLLVMYNGQFVAYYPDVKQVTEEDLGFAMLGIKVQSEAEVRRAIHV; from the coding sequence ATGGAGTCTACTCCGTTACTGGAAATGCGTAACATTACGAAGGTTTATCCGAACGGCGTCGTCGCCAATGCCAACGTGAATTTTTCGCTGAACAAAGGAGAAATTCATGCGATCGTAGGTGAGAACGGCGCAGGCAAGTCGACGCTCATGAAGATGATATTCGGTTTGGAAGAACCAAGCGAAGGGGAAATGTTGCTCGCAGGTCAGAAGGTGCGTTTTCAGTCGCCTCAGGACGCGATCGATCATGGCATCGGCATGGTGCACCAGCACTTCATGCTCGTTCCGTCGTTCACGGTGGTGCAGAATATTATCCTTGGCATGGAGCCTAAAAAGGGGCTAGGCATTCATTATAAAGAAGCTGTACGGCTGACAGAGGAGCTGTCCAAGAAATACAATCTCGCGATCGATCCTCTTGCCAAAGTAGAGGATTTGTCTGTCGGGATGAAGCAGAAGGTCGAAATTCTGAAGGTGCTCATTCGCGGCGCCAAAATATTGATTCTTGATGAACCAACGGCCGTATTGACGCCGCAGGAGACGGAGGAACTCTTCCGGGAGTTGAAGGGGCTTAAGCGCGAAGGACATACGATTGTGTTCATCTCCCACAAGCTGAAGGAAGTGAAAGAAATATGTGATCGGATTACAATCATGCGCGCAGGCAAAACGGAGGGCGTTCACGAGACGGCACTTGTATCTGAACAGGAGATTTCGCGGTTGATGGTGGGACGGGACGTCGTATTGAAATATAACAAAGGAGACCGCAAACCTGGCGCCCCGGTTCTTAGGGTAGAGAATCTCTCCTACGCGAACGAGGATGGCAAACCGCTGCTGCGTAACATCGGGTTTACGATTCGCGAAGGCGAAATCATCGGGATTGCCGGCGTAGAAGGCAATGGACAATCGGAGCTGGTCGGTGCACTGACAGGCAGCTTGCCCGGTGCGCAAGGCACCGTAGCCGTCGGTGAGCAGGCGGTTCTCGGACATAAGATCAAGCAAATTCGCGATTACGGCGTATCGTATATCCCGGAAGACCGCATGCGTCAAGGGGTCGCAAAGGATGCCAGCATCTCGGACAACCTCATGTCGATGTTCTATCGGATGAAAGCCTGGAATAAGGGACTCACGCTTAACAAGAAGAAGATTCTCAAGTTCTCGGAAGAGCAAATAGAACGTTACAAAGTTCGGTGCAAAGGTCCAGCGCAAGAGATTGGCATGCTGTCCGGCGGGAATATGCAGAAAGTCGTCGTGGCACGGGAATGCGAGGCGGAGCCGAAGCTGCTCATCGCGGAGCAACCGACGCGCGGCGTGGATATCGGGGCAGCCCAGCTGATCCATCAAAGGCTGCTGGAGATGCGGGAGGACGGCTGCGCGATTTTGCTCTTGTCGGCCGACTTGAACGAGATTCTAGAAGTAAGCGACAGCCTGCTCGTCATGTACAACGGACAATTTGTCGCCTATTACCCCGATGTGAAGCAAGTCACGGAAGAAGATCTGGGATTTGCCATGTTAGGTATCAAAGTACAGAGCGAGGCCGAAGTAAGGAGGGCTATCCATGTTTAA